TCCAGTATATCCAGTTTTTCCTTCATACTCTGATGGAACATTCCTTGAGCAATAGCATTTAGCATGTTGTCGATTTTAGCTTTGCACTTCCTTCATTTCCTTTGCTAGGGTTTCAACATGTAAAAAAACTTCCTTCAGGTTATTTTCTGCATACTCTAAAACCATTTCAGTCAACATGTCTATAGATTCATTAGATAGTATTTCCTTCTCAAGTTTCTCAAGCACCTGCGCTTCTATCTTTTCCTTAGTAATACTTTTCGCCTTGCAATCATGCTTTCTCTTCCGGCCGCCGCATTCATAGCTGGCATATACCTTATCAGCTCTTGTCCTACGATTTCCTACCATAGCAGAGCCGCATTCACCACAGAATAGGAGTCCGGTGAGAAGATAGTTGACTTTAGCTTTATTTTTAGCTTTTTGTGATGCTTGTACCTTCATACGCAGCTTCACCCTTTCAAAAGTTTTATTATCAATAATTGCCGGGATGCCACCAGGTATCCTGATGACTTCAGCCTCATCCTTTAGTTTCCTTTTTGACTTTTTGACTGCCTTGTTAAAAACGTATACACCAGTATACCTTTCATTTGTCAGAATATCATGTAGACAGTTTTTTGAAAATAATTTCCCGATGTGTGTACGGTACCCGTCTGAGTTAAGTCTATTGCACAGATCTTGATAACTATATCCATCTGCATACATATTAAATATCTTTTGAACGATTATTGCTTCTAAAGGATTAATTTCATACCTACCTTCATCAGTTATGCTATAGCCT
The window above is part of the Clostridia bacterium genome. Proteins encoded here:
- a CDS encoding recombinase family protein, whose amino-acid sequence is MRFHSDETRSGTSDNREQFQRMIEDSIKRTFNVVNVHKQDRFARNRYDSAIYKKKLKDNGIKFISVLERFDDSPESILLESLVEGMAEYYSANLARETMKGLKENAHQCKFNGGRWPLGYSITDEGRYEINPLEAIIVQKIFNMYADGYSYQDLCNRLNSDGYRTHIGKLFSKNCLHDILTNERYTGVYVFNKAVKKSKRKLKDEAEVIRIPGGIPAIIDNKTFERVKLRMKVQASQKAKNKAKVNYLLTGLLFCGECGSAMVGNRRTRADKVYASYECGGRKRKHDCKAKSITKEKIEAQVLEKLEKEILSNESIDMLTEMVLEYAENNLKEVFLHVETLAKEMKEVQS